One Pullulanibacillus sp. KACC 23026 DNA segment encodes these proteins:
- a CDS encoding LysM peptidoglycan-binding domain-containing protein codes for MKKKPLASLVLAGGIVLSAHSLAFAASGQDIVSTGNHFLGKPYVYGAPIGDTNEFDCSSFTATVFKENGITLPRTSVMQSQVGTAVAKANLKAGDLVFFDTDSDGVIDHVGIYIGGNQMISALLTGVEISNINSSYWSPVYKTARRVLTTASSSTVSSNATVATSSSSSTSSSSSTYKIKSGDTLSAIGQTFGLSVSELKTLNNLKSDMIYAGQTLIVKKGQSSSTTGNSTVTQKATTSSSQQTTPVSLSTTTQQTYTVKSGDSLWGIANNYKVTVSQLKTLNNLKSDTIYPGQKLTVSNKSQSTVKTTDLVDKTASTKVASSTASSKTYTVKSGDTLSQIASKEGLSLAKLMSQNNLKSSLIFPGQKLVISEQSTTATVKIASVSTSSTKSYTVEKGDTLWDIALLNDTNTKNLMKANNLSSPYIFPGQKLIIM; via the coding sequence ATGAAAAAGAAACCGTTGGCTTCGCTTGTCTTGGCGGGAGGGATTGTTTTATCGGCACATTCTCTGGCATTTGCCGCCTCTGGCCAAGATATTGTGAGCACAGGAAATCACTTTTTAGGAAAACCTTATGTTTATGGAGCGCCCATTGGGGATACCAATGAGTTCGATTGCTCCTCTTTTACGGCTACGGTTTTTAAGGAAAATGGCATTACCCTGCCAAGAACGTCTGTCATGCAATCACAAGTCGGAACAGCTGTTGCAAAAGCCAACTTGAAAGCTGGAGATTTAGTTTTCTTCGATACCGATTCTGATGGGGTTATTGACCATGTTGGGATCTATATTGGCGGAAACCAAATGATTAGCGCCCTCTTAACCGGTGTTGAAATTTCTAATATAAACTCGAGTTATTGGTCACCTGTATACAAGACTGCTAGGAGAGTTCTAACTACCGCGTCTAGTTCCACCGTGTCATCTAATGCAACGGTTGCCACTTCAAGTTCAAGTTCCACGTCCAGCAGTTCATCAACTTATAAGATTAAGTCTGGCGATACATTGTCAGCCATTGGTCAAACCTTTGGACTATCGGTATCCGAATTAAAAACCTTAAACAACCTCAAATCTGATATGATTTATGCCGGTCAGACCTTAATTGTGAAAAAAGGACAGTCTAGCAGCACGACCGGCAATTCCACCGTAACCCAAAAGGCAACGACTTCATCGTCTCAGCAGACAACCCCTGTTTCGCTATCAACGACCACCCAGCAAACCTATACGGTCAAGTCAGGTGATAGTTTATGGGGCATTGCTAATAACTATAAGGTGACGGTCAGCCAATTAAAAACGCTAAATAACCTCAAAAGTGACACGATTTACCCGGGGCAAAAACTTACCGTTTCTAATAAAAGCCAGTCCACTGTAAAGACTACTGATTTAGTTGATAAGACCGCTTCTACTAAGGTTGCATCAAGCACTGCCTCTTCAAAAACCTATACGGTTAAAAGCGGAGATACCTTGTCTCAGATCGCTTCTAAAGAAGGGCTTTCATTAGCCAAGCTAATGTCTCAGAACAACCTGAAATCATCACTTATTTTTCCAGGTCAGAAATTGGTCATCTCTGAGCAGTCCACAACCGCTACGGTAAAAATCGCTTCCGTCAGCACTTCTTCCACCAAAAGCTATACGGTTGAAAAAGGGGACACGCTCTGGGATATCGCTTTATTAAATGATACGAATACTAAAAACCTAATGAAAGCGAACAATCTTTCATCCCCTTATATCTTTCCAGGTCAGAAATTAATCATTATGTAA
- a CDS encoding DnaJ family domain-containing protein: MDENYHDLIGDILKSSGMKDNIQSKGKPLPKNYLQMDVYQNFQKAAKEAGYLPPWLKLQRDISKLVQTCKTQSEVEKINGKIKEYNNMCPSKMQRMLISLNDLERAKRVWDNLE, from the coding sequence GTGGATGAGAACTATCATGACTTAATCGGGGATATCTTAAAAAGTTCTGGTATGAAAGATAACATCCAAAGCAAGGGGAAGCCTTTACCTAAAAATTATTTACAAATGGATGTTTACCAAAATTTTCAAAAGGCTGCTAAGGAGGCGGGCTATTTACCCCCATGGCTAAAATTGCAGAGAGACATTTCAAAGCTTGTACAGACCTGCAAAACCCAGAGCGAGGTTGAAAAAATAAATGGGAAAATCAAGGAGTATAACAACATGTGCCCTTCAAAAATGCAAAGAATGCTCATAAGCCTAAACGACCTTGAACGAGCCAAAAGAGTATGGGATAACTTGGAATAG